In Actinomadura citrea, a single window of DNA contains:
- a CDS encoding zf-HC2 domain-containing protein encodes MTDCTEARTALGSYVLGALDPGERSRLEAHLEECPACRDELAGVAGLPAMLGRVDEAQLERVAGPPPELLDGLLARAAERRRGPFGPLGRLAGGRAAGWAPTAAAACLLLIAGGLFGGLLFPSRTGGTDGPDAKPPPSASSSAPVVAGERITAEDPRSSVKGYVVLHRKAWGTEVELHLAGVPKGSHCRLLVIARDGRRDALGSWYVPYDEGYGEYRGSTMFPRGQLFSFEIVGLDGRPLLTIPT; translated from the coding sequence ATGACCGACTGCACGGAGGCGCGCACCGCGCTCGGGTCCTACGTGCTCGGCGCGCTCGATCCCGGCGAGCGGAGCCGGCTGGAGGCCCACCTGGAGGAATGCCCCGCGTGCCGCGACGAGCTCGCCGGGGTGGCCGGCCTTCCCGCGATGCTCGGACGGGTCGACGAGGCGCAGCTCGAACGGGTCGCCGGGCCGCCGCCCGAGCTGCTGGACGGGCTGCTGGCCAGGGCGGCCGAACGGCGGAGGGGACCGTTCGGACCGCTGGGGCGCCTGGCCGGCGGGCGGGCCGCGGGGTGGGCCCCGACGGCCGCCGCAGCGTGCCTGCTGCTGATCGCCGGGGGCCTGTTCGGCGGCCTGCTGTTCCCCTCGCGGACCGGCGGCACGGACGGCCCGGACGCCAAGCCGCCGCCGTCCGCGTCGTCCTCCGCGCCGGTGGTGGCGGGCGAGCGGATCACCGCGGAGGACCCCAGGAGCTCCGTCAAGGGCTACGTGGTGCTCCACCGCAAGGCGTGGGGGACCGAGGTGGAGCTGCACCTGGCCGGGGTCCCGAAGGGGTCGCACTGCCGGTTGCTGGTGATCGCGCGGGACGGCCGCCGGGACGCGCTCGGCAGCTGGTACGTCCCGTACGACGAGGGCTACGGTGAGTACCGCGGGTCCACGATGTTCCCGCGCGGCCAGCTGTTCTCGTTCGAGATCGTCGGCCTGGACGGGCGGCCCCTCCTCACGATCCCCACCTGA
- a CDS encoding TlpA family protein disulfide reductase yields the protein MGAELGDKATLLQFSSAFCAPCRATRRVLGEVSQMVEGVVHVELDAEAHLDLVRRLNVVRTPTVLVLDAAGRVVRRAAGAPRKPDVIAALGEAIR from the coding sequence ATGGGCGCCGAACTCGGCGACAAGGCCACGCTGTTGCAGTTCTCCAGCGCGTTCTGCGCGCCGTGCCGGGCCACCCGCCGCGTCCTCGGCGAGGTGAGCCAGATGGTGGAGGGCGTGGTCCACGTCGAACTCGACGCGGAGGCGCATCTCGACCTCGTCCGGCGGCTGAACGTCGTGCGGACGCCGACCGTCCTCGTCCTGGACGCCGCCGGCCGCGTGGTCCGGCGCGCCGCCGGCGCGCCCCGCAAACCCGATGTCATCGCCGCTCTGGGGGAGGCCATCAGATGA
- a CDS encoding putative leader peptide: MLTKRRAVDFCRLAASLCRMA, translated from the coding sequence ATGCTCACGAAGCGCCGCGCGGTGGATTTCTGCCGCCTGGCCGCCTCGCTCTGTCGCATGGCCTGA
- a CDS encoding DUF4395 domain-containing protein, whose protein sequence is MQVDPRGPRFGASVTTAVLVVVLVTGSWALLAAQAVVFAIAAFLGLRYAPYGLVFKVLIRPRLAPPRELEDEAPPRFAQGVGFGFALLGTVGYATGTTWLGIGATALALAAAFLNAAFGFCLGCEMYPLFRRITAKVRSEGKVPA, encoded by the coding sequence ATGCAGGTCGATCCGCGTGGGCCGCGCTTCGGCGCCTCCGTCACCACGGCCGTCCTCGTCGTGGTGCTGGTGACCGGAAGCTGGGCACTGCTCGCCGCTCAGGCCGTCGTGTTCGCCATCGCGGCCTTCCTCGGCCTCCGGTACGCCCCGTACGGACTCGTGTTCAAAGTGCTCATCCGCCCCCGTCTCGCTCCGCCCAGGGAACTGGAGGACGAGGCCCCGCCCCGCTTCGCGCAGGGTGTCGGGTTCGGCTTCGCCCTCCTGGGCACGGTCGGATACGCGACGGGGACCACCTGGCTCGGCATCGGTGCCACCGCCCTCGCACTGGCGGCGGCGTTCCTGAACGCGGCGTTCGGGTTCTGCCTCGGCTGCGAGATGTATCCGCTCTTCCGCCGCATCACCGCGAAAGTCCGCTCCGAAGGGAAGGTTCCCGCATGA
- a CDS encoding sulfurtransferase: MSRSDVLVDTDWVEAHLDDPGLVLVEVDEDVSAYDKGHIRGAVKIDWKTELQDPVRRDFVDRTGFEQLLSSKGIANDDLVILYGGNNNWFAAYAYWYFKLYGHDKVKLLDGGRKKWELDSRELVTDVPSRPATDYKAKDQDLAIRAFRDEVVDAIGKQNLIDVRSPDEFSGKLLAPAHLPQEQSQRAGHVPTAANIPWSKAANDDGTFKSDEELRALYTEAGVDLGKDTIAYCRIGERSSHTWFALRELLGLENVKNYDGSWTEYGSLVGVPIELGAGK; encoded by the coding sequence ATGAGCCGCTCAGACGTCCTGGTGGACACCGACTGGGTCGAGGCCCACCTTGACGACCCCGGGCTCGTGCTCGTCGAGGTCGACGAGGACGTGTCCGCCTACGACAAGGGCCACATCCGTGGCGCCGTGAAGATCGACTGGAAGACCGAGCTGCAGGACCCGGTCCGCCGCGACTTCGTCGACAGGACCGGCTTCGAGCAGCTGCTGTCGAGCAAGGGCATCGCGAACGACGACCTCGTCATCCTGTACGGCGGCAACAACAACTGGTTCGCCGCGTACGCGTACTGGTACTTCAAGCTGTACGGCCACGACAAGGTGAAGCTCCTCGACGGCGGCCGCAAGAAGTGGGAGCTGGACTCCCGCGAGCTGGTCACCGACGTCCCGAGCCGTCCCGCGACCGACTACAAGGCCAAGGACCAGGACCTGGCGATCCGCGCCTTCCGCGACGAGGTCGTGGACGCGATCGGCAAGCAGAACCTGATCGACGTCCGTTCGCCGGACGAGTTCAGCGGCAAGCTGCTCGCCCCGGCGCACCTGCCGCAGGAGCAGTCGCAGCGCGCCGGCCACGTGCCGACCGCGGCCAACATCCCGTGGTCGAAGGCGGCCAACGACGACGGCACGTTCAAGTCCGACGAGGAGCTCCGCGCCCTCTACACCGAGGCCGGGGTCGACCTGGGCAAGGACACCATCGCCTACTGCCGCATCGGCGAGCGCTCCTCGCACACGTGGTTCGCGCTCCGCGAGCTGCTGGGCCTGGAGAACGTGAAGAACTACGACGGTTCGTGGACCGAGTACGGCTCGCTCGTCGGCGTGCCGATCGAGCTCGGCGCAGGCAAGTAA
- a CDS encoding DUF1416 domain-containing protein, whose translation MTQGCAAPEQTAHLPATVDLTHEAVIQGTVTRDGAPVSSAYARLLDSSGEFTAEVVTGEEGVFRFFAADGDWTVRVLAAGGVSVDAGVTAKIGEVAGLEVTI comes from the coding sequence ATGACCCAGGGCTGCGCAGCGCCCGAGCAGACGGCGCATCTTCCGGCGACCGTCGACCTGACCCACGAGGCCGTCATCCAGGGGACCGTCACGCGTGACGGCGCCCCGGTGTCGAGCGCCTACGCCCGCCTGCTCGACTCGTCCGGCGAGTTCACCGCCGAGGTGGTGACGGGCGAGGAGGGCGTGTTCCGCTTCTTCGCCGCCGACGGCGACTGGACGGTCCGTGTCCTGGCGGCCGGCGGTGTGAGCGTCGACGCCGGCGTCACCGCGAAGATCGGCGAGGTCGCCGGTCTCGAAGTCACGATCTGA